Genomic DNA from Rana temporaria chromosome 1, aRanTem1.1, whole genome shotgun sequence:
cgagcAGAGCTGAACATTGCTAATCgcacggctgaccttggcaaatctcgGGAATTAAGTATTTTtcgaggtttgctgaggtcaaccgaggtgtcctcgggcctttttcgTCCGTTTCTGAGCATCTCTTGtgcccccccgcctctggccgcacgCGGTATTgcgtgccattgaagtcaatgcagaacaatttttttttgctttgatatgcgagtactttggattatgagcattctcctagaatggattatgctcgtaatctgaggttccactgtatagtgtATTTCCTTAATTACCTGTCTGTGCTCCATCATGCAGACATCCCGCTGTCCAGCAATCACAAGCAACCAGAGGCCACCTACCATATATTGGAGAACAATGTGACTGAGACTCCCAGGAGTGAAGAAGAGTTCCTGGAACCATTGAGAAGAGAGATGTCAACTACCAAGACTGAGCTGAATGAGACCCGTGTTGAACTGGAAAAGGCACTACAAGAAATTATGGACTTGAAAAACCTTCTACTGAGCTGCCAGCAGGAAGATCCAATTGCTACAACCGATAGACCGACAACAGAGGAGATGTCAAAGCACACAAGATCAGGGATGGACCAGCGAGAGAGAGGTATTGTTGGGATTTGTTACTTTTAGTGAATTTCGACATGCTTGGGATCACCTtagcttcacattttttttttttacaaattctttatttttcatttttcaacatGTCACATTGCCTCAAACCCAGGTTCGTATCACATCAGACAGTATAAACAGCTTCAATCTCTACATTCTTATGTTTGTCCTTTTCCTTATTTAGGTTTCCTCTATTTTTATCTGCCGCCCTCCCTCTGCACCTCGTCTAcccgaatgctttttttttttttttttttttatcatatcttTCATCTTTGACGTGATCTTCCCCAGTTTAAGGCACTAGTACcccatcttctcccctcccccccccctcctctcagtctATTACccggccaaaagaaaaaaaaaaaaaaaaaaaaaagaagacccgGAGCTCTCACTCCTCCTCCTAGTGGACTCCCTTCCTCCCCtctatccctccccccctcctcctgtgctcTATATCTGACATAAGGTGCCCATATTTCTTccaccctctcctccccctccctcaaagATGCCGTGAGGTTCTCCATGCTTTGCATTTCAGTAATTTTGGCTATCCATTGTGATTTGCTTGGAGAACATGTGCTCTTCCAAAGAACCGGGATACACGATCTGGCTGTGACCACTAAATGTCTCACTAGGGatcttttaaatttttctattgACATGGGTAAGTCTAATAACAGATAAGTCGCCGGTTCATCCCCTAATGATATCTCAGTTATTTCTTCTATCACTTCAGATAccattttccagaagtctttgactccttcacagttccaaaaaatatgtagcagagttCCTTCTTCTTTCTGACATCGCCAGCAAATATTTGACACTTGAGGAAAGATCTGATTTAAGACCTccggtgtcctgtaccacctgctcAGGATCTTGTATCCTCCTTCTTGGAATTTAGATGCTATTGATGCTTTATGATTAAATTGAAAGATTTTTTTCTTCTGAGTTTCCGTGAATGTTACCTCTAGGTCTCTTTCCCATCTCTGAATAAAGCCTATTTCTCGTGGCGCTTTTATTTCATTTACCAAAGAATAAAACAGGGAGAGTGAATGTCTCACTGGTTCTCTCTTAAGACACATTTTCTCGAATTCCGTCAGTATTTCTCTCACCCTGATTTGTCCTCGGATAGTTCGGAGAAATCCCCCTAACTGTCTTCTCCTATATGGGTCTAAATGTTCAGCCAGTTCCCTTTCTATTTCTTCATTAGACATTACCCGATTCTCTCTCTGAAAGTGTATCAGTCTAGTTTGACCTCTATTTTTTAAATTCCCAAAGCCTGAGTCACTCAGGCCAGGGGTAAACACTGGGTTCCCCAGAATTGGTGTCATCGGGTTCACTTCCGTTTCGTCTTCtaggtttttaaatatttttttaacaatgctAATTGTCGTCCCTATCGTTGGGTGTCTCTTGACTGTCTGTGGTATGACCGATTTAGAGAGCCATATTAGCCCCTCCAGTGGGATCTCCGTCATTGCTTGTTCTAAGAGGATCCAAGGTTTGATCTTTGGCGCAACGCACCAGTCAAGTACTCTCGACAGGTGAACTGCCTTATAATAGGCTAGTGGGTCTGGAAATCctactccccccttttcctttggtAGTGTTAAGATATCTCTTCTCACTCTGGccggtttccctgcccatatgaatCCCGCAAACTTCGCTCTTAGCTTcacattttgacaaaaaaaagtaaaaaacaaaagcttaaaaaaaaaaaaaaagttagaaggGATAACCTTGATCATTTATCCAATCTTGTTAGCTACCTGAGTTTTCTCCATTACCCAAGGGTCCACTTCTCCTCCAAATAGGGAATTCCTTAATTCTTTGGAGCCGGCCCACCAAGTACCAAGTTGGGGAGAGTAAAAAGACTTGTAAAAGCCACAAATCATCCCCACAACAACAGAACAGGTCTCCATCTCCGTGTAGTATAaaaagcgtaaaaaataaaatcacacatGCTCATGCAGTGaaaaaaatacagtggaacctcggattacaagcataatccattccaggagaattctcgtaatccaaagtactcgcatatcaaagcaagtttccccattgaagtcaatggaaattaaagtaatttgttccgcattgacttcaatggcatgaagtaccgcatgtggccagaggcggggggcgccggagagccagAAAGGTCAGAGGGCAGCTCGGCTAACcttggcaaaccttggaaaggctctggAATGGCGTATTTCCGAGTTTTTTCGATCATTTACGAACTGCTGCGAATGGCCCCGATCGGCTCCGCTTTGCTCCCGGGCCCCcgacctcaggccaaatgtggtactgcacattgCTTtgtcttgaatcctgctcgttttgtgaggcaacactcgcaaaccaagttaggTTTTTAACAAATActttgctcgtattgcgaaagcgcttgttaaccgcgttactcgcaatccaaggttccactgtaaatagAAAGTGCCAAGTGCAGTACACATGGATGGCCTTCTGTCTGATATAACAATTTCTCCAGATTAACCAGATTCCCTGTCTAGGAAATGTACGCAAAATAACCATAAGTGACATGACCTCGTGCCCGTGCCACACAGGGGGGTCCTAAacccattggggtagattcacgtagctgcgcttccTCTTACGGAttgtctttacgctacgccggcgtaacttacaggagcaagtgcaaatattcacaaagcacttgctccgtaagttgcggcggcgtagcgtaaatggggccggcgcaagcccgcgtaattcaaatgtggaaggggggcgtgttttttgttaatgtgtgatgaccttacgtgattgatgtgttttacgaacggcgcatgcgccgtccgtgtacatatgccagtgtgcattgctcccgagtacgccacaacaacgtattggtttcgacgtgaacgtaaattacgtccagccctattcgcgaacgacttacgcaaacgacgtaaaaaaattcaaaaatcgaagcgggaacgacgtccatacttaacattgcgtgcgcctcatagaagcaggagcaacgttatgccgtaaaaagccttacgcaaacgacgtaaaaaactaccgcgtacgtttgtgaatccgcatatctaggtcattttcatactctacgccaaaaacaatgggagcgccacctagcggccagcgtgagaatgcaccctaagatacgacggcgtaagagaattacgccagtcggatcttaggctaatgtcggcgtatcttgctttctgaatacagaaagaagatacaccggcgcagatttgaatttacgcggcatatctatagatacgctggcgtaaattctttctgaatctaccccactgtattttTCTGGTAAACCTGAGATGCCCAGGTGGCACCCCATCTGAAGCTTCTTGCATTCTTACCCCCTGGCTAGACAAGGGCAGCCCCATCACCATTACAAGACACTAAAACCCAGTAACAAGCAAAGGCCCCTCATTCTATCCACACCCCTTTGTATGGCACTACACCTATTGATGAGACTCAGGCGCCTCCTGAAGTCCTCCACCAAGGACAACTCTTCTACGTCTATTTCAGAACCTCACTAACTGAGGCTTCCGTAATTCCTGTTTCAGAGTTCTGCCCTGAAGGATGGGTCCTCTTCAAAAAGACATGTCTTTGGATTTCCACCGAGCAAAACACTTGGAGAaacagtacaaaatattgtgaagAGAGAGATTCCAACCTGATCATTGTGCCGTGGAATGACACGGCTCTCCAGGTAAGTGTAGGTGATAGTGATCAatgataatggcccggattcacaaagcacttgcgccgacgtatctcgagatactccccgtaagtgtaaatatgcgccgtcgtatctatgtgccgtgcccacaaaactaagatacgcctaaaaacaggcttcatcccaccgacataacttgcctacgccggcgtagagtgggcgcatatttgcgctggacgcatgtggcgctcccattgattttgtatttaaatatgcaaatgaggtagatacgccgattcacgattgtacttgcgcccgacgcaggctacgacttctgcgcgtaagttgtacgtatgGCTtatagttaagccccataaaggaggtgtaactcagcagcatccatgcaaagggccgcaccagggaacacaagcccgcgtattttacgtagtttacgttggacgtgaatatgactaggcgtagattacgttcacgccgtaggcagtgatccggcgtatcttaggcagttgttccgacgtatttgttagcatgcgcactgggatgcatccacgggatggcgcatgcgcagttggcgatgcgtatctgtctggcgctcggcccatcgtttgcatggggtcacgcctcattagcatggctcacgcccacttccaccgacGCCGGCTTacacctgagaaacccagcgcagatttgggaggaagtgctttgtaaattcagtgcttgcctctctgcgctgcgtcggcgtagcgtaaaggagatatgctacggcggcataaatatgcgccagtgtctgtgaatccgtgcCGTAgtgtctagacatgtgcaattcgtttagttccaaattagtccattaacaaattttgacaaattcataaattcattaactaaataataatttttggattttcattcttatttttggatttccaaATCTCCGAATTTCAGAATctctaaaattcaaaattttctaatttagaatttctgaaattttgaatttttcgaatttccacgAATAtctgaatttatgaattttcacatttccattttttttccaaatattcgaaaataagaaaatgcaaaatttccgaaattcggaaatttctaAAAATacagaatttccgaaattctgaattcgaaaatttggaaattcagagtTTCATAAATTTGGAGATTCAGAAATCATAAATTAagaattaaaatacaaaaattattatttCGTTTTGGTCCATTTGTTTAGAGACCgcattctttattttggataatttgcattacttcggataaatttgtatttgtttcattcagtaacagccaaatttaaaaggaaattccaatacctaaaatgttatagttagttattattagttagttatttagttagggccagattcacagcggagatactccgtcgtatctctcagagtatctatgcgactggttcatagaatcagtcacgcatagatagccagaagatccgacaggtgtaatcgttttacactgtctgatcttaggatgcagtaccgcggccgccgctggggggaatttgcatcgtaaaccagcgtcgggtatgcaaattaggagttatggcgattcacaacggattttcgcgttcgctacgtcgccgctagtctagtttcccgtggcaaagttagtcgtcgtttttggtgcattaactttacacagcaatcgtattgctgtataaagtatggccgtcgttcccacgtcgaaatttaaaaatgaacgtcgtttgcgtaagccgtccgggaatacggaattacgctacgcgcgtcgccgttcgaaaatatgacgtcacggcgcgcaaagcacgacgggaattacgaaactgagcatgcgcagtaggtccggcgcgggagcccgcctaatttaaatggcacacgcccatttgaattggcccgccttgcgccggaggccgccggcgtaggttttcatcgcaagtgcttggtgaatcaggcacttgcgatgaaaacttgcggcggtgtaacgtatctgcgatacgttacgccgccgctcccctatgtgaatctggcccttaggccccgtactcacgaccaaacatgtctgctgaaactggtccgcagaccagtttcagcagacatgtttggccg
This window encodes:
- the LOC120946137 gene encoding asialoglycoprotein receptor 1-like → MYENTDGLEPPRREPSTSHNDKRQPDGIQKWLPHHTAICLLLCLVLLTVIIVLIVRYIPLSSNHKQPEATYHILENNVTETPRSEEEFLEPLRREMSTTKTELNETRVELEKALQEIMDLKNLLLSCQQEDPIATTDRPTTEEMSKHTRSGMDQREREFCPEGWVLFKKTCLWISTEQNTWRNSTKYCEERDSNLIIVPWNDTALQHFLAGEQGGFWVGKELTWRWPEEWRWPGGYGATSNDRCWALIGGTLQSVTCSDNHRWICERNIVLTSYKGSSYSNLEFSLWRANFSCYRKSS